In a single window of the Gossypium hirsutum isolate 1008001.06 chromosome D02, Gossypium_hirsutum_v2.1, whole genome shotgun sequence genome:
- the LOC107909712 gene encoding GDSL esterase/lipase At3g26430 codes for MEPHSFKKVVIGLIFSMTLLPSSSSSSAPCNLPAIFNFGDSNSDTGGLSAAFGQTPAPNGETYFHAPAGRYCDGRLLIDFIAESFGLPYLSAYLDSVGSNFSHGANFATAGSTIRRQNTTIFQSGASPISLDVQLVQFSEFHTRSKIISKQGVFHKLLPKEDYFSKALYTFDIGQNDLTAGYKLNLTTEQVKAYVPDVLLQLSEAVKRVYDQGGRTFWIHNTGPVGCLPYVLDRFFTSATQLDKYGCGSPFNEVAQYFNQRLKDVVIQLRKQLPLAAITYVDVYSVKYTLVSQAKKLGFELPLIACCGHGGKYNFNNSLRCGGKITTKGKEILIAKSCGNPSVRVNWDGIHFTEAANKWIFQQITSGSFSDPPLPLKMACHLSKDGAMNKFR; via the exons ATGGAACCTCACAGTTTCAAAAAAGTTGTCATTGGCCTTATATTTTCAATGACATTGCTGCCAAGTTCCAGCAGTTCTTCAGCGCCTTGCAACCTTCCGGCCATCTTCAACTTCGGTGACTCAAATTCCGACACCGGCGGTCTATCAGCTGCATTTGGACAAACCCCTGCCCCTAACGGAGAGACCTATTTCCATGCGCCGGCAGGTCGGTATTGCGATGGCCGACTCTTAATCGATTTCAtag CTGAAAGCTTCGGATTACCTTATCTTAGTGCTTACCTGGACTCGGTGGGTTCAAACTTCAGCCATGGAGCCAACTTTGCAACTGCAGGATCAACCATCAGGCGACAAAATACCACAATTTTTCAAAGTGGGGCCAGTCCTATTTCATTAGATGTACAGTTGGTTCAATTCTCAGAATTCCATACCAGATCTAAGATTATAAGCAAGCAAG GGGTATTTCATAAATTGTTGCCAAAGGAGGATTATTTCTCAAAGGCCTTGTACACCTTTGACATTGGTCAAAACGATCTCACTGCTGGCTATAAGCTTAACCTGACGACAGAGCAAGTTAAGGCATATGTTCCAGATGTGCTCCTTCAGTTATCTGAAGCTGTTAAG CGAGTATATGATCAAGGAGGAAGAACATTTTGGATACACAACACCGGACCGGTAGGCTGCCTACCGTATGTTCTGGACAGATTTTTTACCAGTGCGACTCAACTAGACAAATATGGCTGCGGCAGTCCATTCAATGAGGTGGCTCAGTATTTCAACCAGAGATTGAAAGATGTTGTTATTCAATTAAGGAAACAACTTCCTTTAGCGGCGATTACGTATGTCGATGTCTACTCGGTGAAGTACACTCTCGTCAGCCAAGCCAAGAAACTCG GATTCGAGCTCCCTCTCATAGCTTGCTGTGGGCATGGTGGGAAGTATAATTTCAACAATTCATTAAGGTGTGGAGGAAAGATTACAACGAAAGGCAAGGAGATTTTGATTGCAAAATCGTGCGGAAATCCTTCGGTTCGGGTTAACTGGGATGGCATTCATTTCACAGAAGCAGCTAACAAGTGGATATTTCAACAAATCACCAGTGGCTCCTTTTCTGACCCACCACTTCCATTGAAAATGGCTTGTCATTTGTCAAAGGATGGAGCAATGAATAAATTCAGGTGA